A portion of the Bacteroides faecium genome contains these proteins:
- a CDS encoding DegT/DnrJ/EryC1/StrS family aminotransferase, with product MIKYQYPCTENISLNGFGEYLEHEIGMPRRNIQMFANELNTTFGTSFLTLTNSGSSANLVAALAMAEKIKYANKPMTAVASGFTFPTTISALLMAGFEVKLIDVEPEGFNLSVDRLMDEPVPPSLIALTHFLGFPCDMNRICEYAHNKGALILQDACETLNLTTSNGIPYFSLGDITTWSFYHPHHLSSYGGGAVITLNQEDFILSDSIAHWGRACKCHIDERLCSVPDGPAHQFTYERLGVNVEMSELNACFGRWQLRNWSIIEEKRKQNYAILYNRLKDCPNLKVWAMPQIGGSPFVFPVMLRNGMTIYDAYRILSAQGIEIRTLMGGATCKQEAYLGKITFDNQMNALAMTDKTFFVGIHHTLSSENVEFVADAIAGV from the coding sequence ATGATTAAATATCAGTATCCTTGCACGGAGAATATCAGTTTAAATGGATTTGGCGAATACCTTGAGCATGAAATAGGGATGCCCCGCCGCAATATACAGATGTTTGCAAATGAACTGAATACTACATTCGGCACCTCTTTCCTTACGCTTACCAACAGTGGCTCATCAGCAAATTTGGTTGCCGCGCTTGCTATGGCGGAGAAAATCAAATATGCGAATAAGCCTATGACGGCGGTAGCGTCAGGATTTACGTTTCCGACAACTATAAGTGCATTATTGATGGCAGGCTTTGAAGTAAAACTGATTGATGTGGAGCCTGAAGGCTTTAATCTGTCTGTTGACCGGTTGATGGACGAACCGGTTCCTCCGTCACTTATCGCATTGACTCATTTTCTGGGATTTCCATGTGATATGAACCGTATCTGTGAATATGCGCACAATAAGGGTGCTCTCATATTACAAGATGCTTGTGAAACGTTGAATCTAACCACGTCAAATGGCATTCCATATTTTTCATTGGGGGATATTACGACATGGTCATTCTATCATCCACATCATCTCTCGTCATATGGTGGAGGTGCGGTGATTACATTGAATCAAGAGGATTTCATACTCTCTGACAGTATAGCACATTGGGGACGCGCCTGCAAATGCCACATTGACGAACGCCTATGTTCTGTACCGGATGGACCGGCTCATCAGTTTACTTACGAAAGATTGGGTGTGAATGTAGAGATGTCGGAACTGAATGCCTGTTTCGGGCGTTGGCAACTTAGAAATTGGAGTATCATAGAAGAGAAACGCAAACAGAATTATGCTATACTATATAATAGATTGAAAGATTGTCCGAATTTGAAAGTGTGGGCAATGCCCCAAATCGGTGGTTCACCTTTTGTCTTTCCCGTTATGTTGCGCAATGGTATGACCATCTATGACGCATATCGGATTCTTAGCGCGCAAGGCATTGAAATCAGAACTTTAATGGGTGGGGCAACGTGCAAGCAAGAAGCATATTTGGGAAAGATTACTTTTGATAACCAAATGAATGCTTTGGCAATGACTGACAAAACATTCTTTGTGGGCATACATCATACACTCTCATCGGAAAATGTAGAATTTGTGGCAGATGCCATTGCCGGAGTGTAG
- a CDS encoding fimbrillin family protein, translating into MKKILLAATAVLAITSCSQNEEFEAPSQKAEIGFNTAVTRATVLITDNFSEFKVYGYAHEGAFDVATTAKPIVDGSYEKKESAWSEKNAKKFYWPSEGNVTFFAYSPIGETGTVYTAPTTYPGTPTIDYVVNDVIASQSDFVVTQKTGNGVENKDGIALGFKHALTQIAFKLKGSDKDVDYSVTGLVLKGIKNSGTYNWSTAEWLPKDGAKDYTIEMKDAAATTFKGDAAAVELIGNDKVLMLIPQAPASSTIDVTYTATKDEVVIFTGTKTVNVPVDKWEVGRRVIFTIALTPGNEMTITGSLDGNDWTDKNPQPGELE; encoded by the coding sequence ATGAAAAAGATTTTATTAGCAGCTACGGCTGTTTTGGCAATTACGAGTTGTTCGCAAAATGAAGAGTTTGAAGCTCCTTCACAGAAGGCAGAGATTGGTTTTAATACAGCAGTGACCAGAGCTACAGTTCTGATTACTGATAATTTCAGTGAATTTAAGGTATATGGATATGCACATGAGGGTGCTTTTGATGTTGCGACTACAGCTAAACCTATAGTAGATGGTTCTTACGAAAAGAAAGAGAGTGCTTGGAGTGAAAAGAATGCTAAAAAGTTTTATTGGCCGTCAGAAGGTAATGTAACCTTCTTTGCATATAGCCCTATTGGAGAAACTGGTACTGTATATACAGCTCCTACAACCTATCCTGGAACTCCAACAATTGACTATGTTGTCAATGATGTCATTGCAAGTCAATCTGACTTTGTAGTGACTCAAAAGACTGGCAATGGAGTTGAAAACAAAGATGGGATTGCCTTAGGATTTAAACACGCTTTGACTCAGATTGCATTCAAATTGAAAGGGTCTGATAAAGATGTTGATTACTCTGTTACAGGGTTAGTTTTAAAAGGAATTAAAAACTCTGGAACATACAATTGGTCAACTGCTGAATGGTTGCCTAAAGATGGTGCTAAAGACTATACAATTGAAATGAAGGATGCAGCAGCGACCACATTTAAAGGAGATGCAGCTGCTGTTGAACTAATAGGTAATGATAAAGTTCTAATGCTTATTCCTCAAGCTCCAGCTTCTTCTACAATAGATGTTACATATACTGCCACAAAAGATGAAGTAGTAATTTTTACTGGTACAAAAACAGTAAATGTACCTGTTGACAAATGGGAAGTGGGTCGAAGAGTTATCTTTACTATTGCTTTGACGCCTGGTAACGAAATGACAATAACGGGTAGTCTTGACGGCAACGACTGGACTGATAAGAATCCCCAGCCTGGTGAACTTGAGTAA
- a CDS encoding radical SAM protein produces the protein MMQKGNLGLNMKEMEVPMENIFEQRRNKALLNTSYPLKPVDWVQFKSTFPLPFDMDKDICFYIHVPFCRSLCKFCEYIRFKLDNGIDEERYLDILEKDIDAFLNKYPNLRLRGFDIGGGTPTALSLRAFERLLQIYRNGVDRCNLSSDFLPSIEATFSTLDKDKIRAIATSGIKRISLGIQSANTSFLLANHRYNGSLAHMSDIFAQCRKYGVSILNIDLMYGFLNQSDKDLTAALAIISELLPEHLTIYELRTNMLNSYQSKPASCLFKQYEFLFNHIMDMGYKGRFGQNTFSRANDMGVSSYLQNRMTENCAYKGFGIAAQSKSSKGLSYNIGKNGESLTECLQQESFECGDVYILPRRELLSKYIAICGYCGMFKLSKMEEILGENPLDVFHNQFKFLFDQHLIKREEDIIYITHKGFRDYGAVLSLFHQSNKSI, from the coding sequence ATGATGCAAAAAGGAAACCTTGGGTTGAATATGAAAGAGATGGAAGTTCCGATGGAAAATATATTTGAGCAGCGAAGAAATAAAGCTTTGCTGAACACATCATATCCACTCAAACCTGTTGATTGGGTACAGTTTAAGTCTACCTTTCCATTACCCTTTGATATGGATAAGGATATTTGTTTTTATATTCATGTACCTTTTTGCCGTTCGTTATGCAAATTCTGTGAATACATAAGATTTAAATTGGATAACGGGATAGATGAAGAACGCTATCTTGACATTCTGGAGAAGGATATTGATGCCTTTTTAAACAAATATCCGAACTTACGCCTGCGCGGGTTTGATATTGGAGGCGGGACGCCCACTGCCTTGAGCTTAAGGGCATTTGAACGTTTATTGCAGATTTATCGCAACGGAGTAGACCGTTGCAATCTATCTTCTGATTTCTTACCAAGTATTGAGGCGACCTTTTCAACACTTGATAAAGATAAAATCAGAGCGATTGCAACTTCGGGAATTAAACGGATATCCTTGGGAATTCAAAGTGCCAACACTTCTTTCTTGTTGGCTAATCATAGATATAACGGGTCTTTAGCCCACATGAGTGATATTTTCGCACAATGTCGGAAATATGGGGTATCCATATTGAATATTGATTTAATGTACGGATTCCTAAACCAAAGCGACAAGGACTTGACAGCCGCATTGGCGATTATCAGTGAATTACTGCCGGAGCATCTAACTATCTATGAATTACGGACAAATATGCTCAACAGTTATCAGTCGAAACCGGCATCGTGTCTCTTCAAGCAATATGAATTTCTCTTCAATCATATTATGGATATGGGATATAAAGGGCGGTTTGGACAGAACACATTCTCGCGGGCGAATGATATGGGAGTCTCATCCTATCTACAGAATAGGATGACAGAGAATTGTGCCTACAAAGGGTTTGGTATAGCCGCGCAAAGTAAGAGCAGCAAAGGACTATCTTATAATATAGGGAAGAATGGGGAATCCTTAACGGAATGTCTTCAACAAGAGAGTTTTGAATGTGGTGATGTTTATATTCTGCCTCGCCGGGAACTACTTTCCAAATACATTGCGATTTGTGGTTACTGTGGTATGTTCAAGTTATCGAAGATGGAAGAAATACTGGGAGAAAATCCATTGGATGTTTTTCATAACCAGTTTAAATTCCTGTTTGACCAACACTTGATAAAACGAGAAGAGGATATCATCTATATCACTCACAAAGGGTTTCGGGATTACGGTGCTGTGTTATCCTTATTTCATCAATCTAATAAAAGTATATAG
- a CDS encoding helix-turn-helix domain-containing protein, whose protein sequence is MPSICQGNWDCQNCPKAVGNAIAHVVYQRGFHKPAHKCEENFILFLMKGNILVNSQEYAGAMLKEGEFILQAIGSKFEMLAMTECECIYYRFIQPELFCDFRFNHIMKEVPPPLINSPLKIVPELQYFLNGSITYLKEDKVCRELLSLKRKELAFVLGYYYSDYDLASLVHPLSKYTSGFQYFVLQNYKNVKTVEELAQLGGYTISTFRRIFNSVFHEPVYEWMLARRKESVLDDLQNSDCTISEICYKYGFESLPHFSNFCKKSFGVSPRNMRKQKELAIR, encoded by the coding sequence ATGCCATCTATCTGCCAAGGAAATTGGGACTGTCAGAATTGTCCGAAAGCTGTGGGCAATGCTATTGCGCATGTTGTTTATCAGCGGGGTTTTCATAAGCCTGCCCATAAATGTGAGGAGAATTTCATCCTATTTTTGATGAAAGGCAATATATTGGTTAATAGCCAGGAGTATGCAGGCGCGATGCTCAAAGAGGGTGAATTTATCCTTCAGGCTATCGGTTCTAAATTTGAGATGCTTGCTATGACTGAGTGTGAATGCATCTATTATCGTTTCATTCAACCAGAGTTGTTTTGTGATTTCCGTTTTAATCATATCATGAAAGAGGTACCACCACCGCTTATCAATTCTCCTTTAAAAATAGTTCCGGAGTTACAGTATTTCTTGAATGGTTCAATAACTTATCTGAAAGAAGATAAAGTCTGTCGGGAATTGTTGTCTTTGAAGCGGAAAGAACTGGCTTTTGTACTGGGTTACTACTATTCCGATTATGACCTTGCGAGTTTGGTGCATCCACTTTCTAAATATACGAGTGGTTTCCAATACTTTGTCCTTCAAAATTATAAGAATGTAAAGACGGTAGAAGAGCTGGCACAGTTGGGGGGATATACTATCAGTACATTCCGCCGAATTTTCAATAGCGTCTTTCACGAACCAGTGTATGAATGGATGCTGGCACGGCGTAAAGAAAGTGTTTTGGACGATTTGCAAAATTCTGATTGTACAATCTCTGAAATATGCTATAAATATGGATTTGAGTCATTGCCTCATTTTTCCAATTTCTGTAAAAAATCCTTTGGAGTTTCTCCTCGTAATATGCGTAAGCAGAAAGAACTAGCGATTCGTTGA
- a CDS encoding AAA family ATPase, with protein MEEYIAPRRKRIPYGMMNFAVIRRDDCYYVDKTRFIPMIEEADKFFFFIRPRRFGKSLTVNMLQHYYDILAKDKFDALFGDLYIGKYPTPDRNSYLVLYLNFSGIVGELHNYRKGLDAHCGTTFENFCKIYADYLPQDTVEELRTKEGAVEQLDFLYQVCARVGQRIYLFIDEYDHFTNAILSDIESLHRYTDETHGEGYLRAFFNKIKAGTYSSIERCFITGVSPVTMDDLTSGFNIGTNYSLTPEFNEMIGFTEEEVRQMLTYYSTTSPFNHSVDELIEMMKPWYDNYCFAEECYGETTMYNSNMVLYFVKNYIQRGKAPRDMVEDNIRIDYEKLRMLIRKDKEFAHDASIIQTLVSEGYVTGELKKGFPAVNITNPDNFVSLLYYFGMLTISGMYKGKTKLTIPNQVVREQIYTYLLSTYDEADLSFSSYEKNELASALAYDGSWKAYFGYIADCLKRYTSQRDKQKGEFFVHGFTLAMTAQNRFYRPISEQDTQAGYVDIFLCPLLDIYSDMKHSYIVELKYAKYKDPESRVEELRLEGIAQANRYAETETVKNAVGATQLHKIVVVYKGMDMPVCEEI; from the coding sequence ATGGAAGAATATATAGCACCGCGCAGAAAACGTATCCCCTATGGCATGATGAACTTCGCAGTAATCCGCCGCGACGACTGTTATTATGTGGACAAAACCCGTTTTATCCCCATGATAGAAGAGGCAGACAAGTTTTTCTTCTTTATCCGCCCGCGCCGTTTTGGCAAAAGTCTTACGGTAAATATGTTGCAGCACTACTATGATATACTAGCCAAGGATAAATTCGATGCCCTGTTTGGCGACCTATACATCGGGAAGTACCCTACACCAGACCGGAACAGCTACTTGGTGCTATACCTCAACTTCTCCGGAATAGTCGGTGAACTGCACAACTACCGAAAAGGGCTGGATGCACATTGTGGCACCACCTTTGAGAACTTCTGCAAAATATATGCCGACTATCTGCCACAAGATACGGTGGAAGAATTGCGGACAAAAGAAGGAGCAGTGGAACAACTGGACTTTCTTTACCAGGTATGTGCACGTGTCGGACAGAGAATTTATCTCTTTATCGACGAATATGACCACTTCACCAATGCCATCCTCTCGGATATAGAAAGCCTGCACCGTTATACGGACGAAACGCATGGCGAAGGTTATCTGCGCGCCTTCTTCAATAAAATAAAAGCCGGAACCTATTCCAGCATCGAGCGTTGTTTCATTACCGGTGTAAGCCCCGTGACGATGGACGACCTCACAAGCGGGTTCAATATCGGAACCAACTATTCGCTCACACCGGAATTCAACGAGATGATAGGTTTCACGGAAGAAGAAGTGCGCCAAATGCTCACTTACTACTCCACCACCAGTCCATTCAATCACAGCGTGGACGAACTGATAGAAATGATGAAACCCTGGTATGACAACTACTGCTTTGCAGAAGAATGTTATGGTGAAACCACTATGTACAACTCCAACATGGTGCTCTACTTCGTCAAGAATTACATCCAACGGGGCAAAGCACCCAGGGATATGGTAGAAGACAATATCCGTATCGACTACGAGAAGTTACGTATGCTTATCCGCAAGGACAAGGAATTTGCCCATGATGCTTCCATCATACAGACATTGGTGAGCGAAGGCTATGTCACCGGAGAACTGAAAAAAGGTTTTCCTGCCGTCAATATCACAAACCCCGACAACTTTGTGAGCCTGCTCTACTATTTCGGCATGCTTACTATCAGTGGTATGTATAAAGGAAAGACCAAACTTACCATCCCCAACCAAGTAGTCCGCGAACAAATCTACACCTATCTGCTGAGTACTTATGACGAGGCTGACCTCAGTTTCAGCAGTTACGAGAAGAACGAACTGGCCAGTGCCCTTGCTTACGACGGTTCCTGGAAAGCCTATTTCGGTTATATTGCCGACTGTCTGAAACGTTACACTTCCCAGCGTGACAAACAGAAAGGTGAATTCTTCGTTCACGGCTTTACTCTTGCCATGACGGCACAGAACCGCTTCTACCGTCCCATTTCCGAACAGGATACACAAGCAGGTTATGTCGATATTTTCCTCTGTCCGCTACTGGATATCTATTCCGACATGAAACACAGTTACATTGTGGAACTGAAATACGCCAAATATAAAGACCCCGAAAGCCGCGTGGAAGAACTGCGCCTGGAAGGGATTGCACAAGCTAACCGCTATGCAGAGACCGAGACGGTGAAAAATGCGGTCGGTGCCACACAACTTCATAAGATTGTGGTGGTGTATAAAGGAATGGATATGCCGGTATGTGAAGAAATTTAA
- a CDS encoding oxaloacetate decarboxylase — protein sequence MKKEIKFSLVYRDMWQSSGKYQPRVDQLERIAPLIIEMGCFARVETNGGAFEQVNLLYGENPNKAVRAFTQPFREASIQTHMLDRGLNALRMYPVPADVRSLMYKVKHAQGVDITRIFCGLNETRNIIPSIKYALEAGMIPQATLCITYSPVHTVEYYDRIADQLIAAGAPEICLKDMAGVGRPGMLGRLVKTIKEKHPEILIQYHGHSGPGLSMASILEVCENGADIIDVAMEPMSWGKVHPDIISVQAMLKDLGFQVPDINMKAYMKARAMTQEFIDDFLGYFMDTTNKYMSSLLLKCGLPGGMMGSMMADLKGVHSGINMILRSKNEPELSIDDLLVMLFDEVEYVWPKLGYPPLVTPFSQYVKNVALMNLMQLVKGEERWTMIDNHTWDMILGKSGRLPGTLAPEIVELAQSKGYEFVDTDPQLNYPDALDDYRKEMDENGWEYGEDDEELFELAMHDRQYRDYKSGTAKKRFEEELQRAKDASMVKNGYSEEEIKKLKRAKADPIIAPANGQVLWEVSVEGPSTAPFIGCKYQHDSVLCYLSTPWGEYEKVFTGFTGRIVEVCAQQGDNVHKGDVIAYIQRSDIFA from the coding sequence ATGAAAAAGGAAATTAAGTTTAGTCTTGTTTATCGGGACATGTGGCAGTCTTCCGGCAAATATCAGCCACGAGTTGACCAACTGGAACGTATAGCTCCTTTAATTATTGAAATGGGGTGTTTCGCACGGGTCGAAACCAACGGGGGTGCTTTCGAACAAGTAAACCTGCTGTATGGTGAAAATCCAAACAAAGCTGTCCGAGCTTTCACTCAACCTTTCAGAGAAGCTAGCATCCAGACGCATATGCTCGACCGCGGATTGAATGCATTACGAATGTATCCTGTTCCTGCAGATGTACGCAGCCTGATGTATAAAGTCAAACATGCACAAGGCGTGGACATTACACGTATCTTCTGCGGGTTGAATGAGACAAGAAATATAATTCCTTCCATCAAATATGCTCTGGAAGCAGGTATGATACCGCAGGCAACACTCTGTATCACCTACTCTCCGGTGCATACCGTTGAGTATTATGACCGGATTGCCGACCAGTTAATTGCTGCCGGCGCACCGGAAATCTGCTTGAAGGATATGGCGGGTGTGGGGCGTCCCGGCATGTTAGGCAGACTGGTCAAGACCATTAAAGAAAAACATCCGGAGATATTGATACAGTATCATGGTCATAGCGGCCCGGGATTATCTATGGCATCTATCCTCGAAGTTTGTGAGAACGGTGCGGATATTATCGACGTAGCCATGGAACCCATGTCCTGGGGCAAGGTTCATCCGGACATTATTTCCGTACAGGCAATGCTAAAGGACTTAGGCTTCCAAGTTCCTGATATAAATATGAAAGCATATATGAAAGCCCGTGCCATGACGCAAGAATTCATTGACGATTTCTTAGGCTATTTCATGGATACCACCAACAAATATATGTCTTCACTTCTGCTGAAATGCGGTTTACCAGGCGGAATGATGGGGTCTATGATGGCAGACTTGAAAGGCGTACATTCCGGCATCAATATGATATTAAGAAGCAAGAACGAACCGGAACTCAGTATTGACGACCTGCTTGTCATGCTCTTCGACGAAGTGGAATATGTATGGCCGAAGTTAGGCTATCCCCCTTTGGTAACCCCTTTCAGCCAGTACGTGAAGAATGTCGCATTAATGAACCTTATGCAACTGGTGAAAGGTGAAGAACGTTGGACGATGATAGACAATCACACTTGGGACATGATTTTAGGTAAGAGCGGACGTCTTCCCGGCACTCTCGCACCGGAGATTGTGGAACTGGCTCAATCTAAAGGATATGAGTTTGTCGACACCGACCCGCAACTGAATTACCCGGACGCCTTGGATGACTACCGCAAGGAAATGGACGAGAACGGCTGGGAATATGGAGAAGATGACGAAGAACTCTTTGAACTGGCTATGCACGACCGCCAGTATCGTGACTACAAATCGGGCACTGCCAAGAAACGTTTTGAAGAGGAGCTACAACGTGCCAAAGATGCATCTATGGTAAAGAACGGCTATTCGGAAGAGGAAATAAAGAAACTGAAACGTGCGAAAGCAGACCCCATCATCGCTCCTGCCAACGGACAGGTGCTTTGGGAAGTCTCCGTAGAAGGACCGTCGACCGCACCGTTCATCGGGTGCAAATATCAACACGATTCAGTATTATGCTATCTTTCCACTCCGTGGGGAGAGTACGAAAAAGTATTTACCGGATTTACCGGGCGTATTGTTGAAGTATGTGCACAGCAAGGAGATAATGTTCATAAAGGAGATGTGATAGCGTATATCCAGAGGAGTGATATTTTCGCATGA
- a CDS encoding DUF5119 domain-containing protein → MRDTRYIILVLLSSLLMLTGCSRRDILDDYPVSGVEISLDWDGVTDKLPEGVRVIFYPKDGEGKKVDRYLSVRGGEMKVPPGRYSVVVYNYNTEYVRIRGEESYETIEAYTGYCNGLGIAGTEKMVWTPDPLYVMNIDELRIKKSDEVLHLDWKLESAIKSYSFAVEVKGLEYVASVIGCVNGLSDCYCIGKGCGMCTSQPIYFEARKEDGKVVAHFTAFKGMKDVSMRMAMLDEPISREASSVKLVLSFVRTDNTVQEATIDITEIIGILENAGEGEDGKEDPPPEIELPPDDKIEVEKPETPPNPDGGGGLEGNVDGWGDDTEVELPVS, encoded by the coding sequence ATGCGAGATACAAGATATATCATTCTTGTGCTTCTGTCCTCGCTGCTGATGCTGACCGGGTGTAGTCGTCGTGATATATTGGATGATTATCCTGTAAGTGGGGTAGAAATCTCGTTAGATTGGGATGGAGTAACAGATAAACTGCCGGAAGGGGTTCGGGTTATATTTTATCCGAAAGATGGAGAAGGCAAGAAAGTGGATAGGTACCTTTCGGTACGGGGTGGGGAGATGAAAGTCCCTCCGGGACGATATTCGGTAGTCGTTTATAATTATAATACGGAATATGTACGTATTAGGGGGGAGGAATCCTATGAAACGATTGAGGCTTATACGGGATACTGTAATGGTTTAGGCATTGCTGGAACTGAAAAGATGGTTTGGACGCCGGACCCATTATATGTGATGAATATTGATGAGTTGAGAATAAAGAAGAGTGATGAGGTGCTTCACTTGGATTGGAAATTGGAATCAGCGATAAAAAGCTACTCTTTTGCAGTAGAGGTGAAAGGATTAGAATACGTTGCGTCAGTTATTGGATGTGTTAATGGTCTGTCTGATTGCTACTGTATAGGTAAAGGTTGCGGAATGTGTACTTCACAGCCTATTTATTTTGAAGCAAGGAAAGAGGATGGTAAGGTTGTAGCGCATTTCACTGCTTTTAAAGGAATGAAAGATGTGTCGATGCGAATGGCAATGTTGGATGAGCCGATTTCTCGGGAAGCAAGTAGTGTAAAGTTAGTGCTAAGTTTTGTAAGAACTGATAATACGGTACAAGAAGCTACGATTGATATTACTGAAATAATAGGCATACTTGAGAATGCTGGAGAAGGGGAAGATGGAAAAGAAGACCCACCGCCGGAAATTGAGTTGCCGCCTGATGATAAGATTGAGGTAGAGAAACCGGAAACACCGCCTAATCCTGACGGTGGAGGAGGGCTTGAAGGTAATGTTGATGGCTGGGGGGATGATACAGAAGTTGAATTGCCTGTGAGTTGA
- a CDS encoding DUF3575 domain-containing protein, which produces MKHGIYILAFFMALSSLSESGYAMVSSFTVAGDTIRRIVIYFDANNVSVDTGYKDNNQSITTLDSLLVGQSDTKKIKAVNVVTFVSPDGDESYNMSLAIRRKHSIREFLQRYNSDIDVDKIRFFPEGENWSEFRKLVASDSNLPDRAEVLALIDFHKNDVVKRKQLLRKLNQGAAYKYMVHNVFPKLRRAEITIVRETPNVSKETFDPVSSASELLVSKQEEALPKDQPDKSVGESVKEQTCEVVMSKAEGPGKSKTVLAMKNNLLYDLALAPNIEVEIPLGKRWSLNTEYKCPWWLNSKHDFCYQLLSGGLEGRCWLGNRQKRNRLTGHFIGLYAEGGIYDFQLRGDGYQGKYYGAAGVTYGYARQLARHFSLEFSLGIGYLTTEYKKYTPYEGDIVWTNSGRYNFIGPTKAKISLVWLITTRR; this is translated from the coding sequence ATGAAACATGGCATCTATATATTGGCTTTTTTTATGGCATTATCAAGCCTCTCGGAAAGTGGATATGCTATGGTTTCATCTTTTACAGTAGCAGGTGATACAATCCGGCGGATAGTGATATATTTCGATGCGAATAACGTTTCTGTTGATACCGGTTATAAAGATAATAATCAGTCAATTACTACATTGGACTCTTTGTTGGTCGGACAATCGGATACGAAAAAGATAAAAGCGGTGAATGTGGTGACTTTTGTTTCTCCTGATGGTGATGAGTCTTATAATATGAGTTTGGCAATCAGGAGAAAACATTCAATTAGAGAGTTTTTACAACGATATAATTCGGATATTGATGTTGATAAGATTCGTTTTTTTCCAGAGGGAGAGAATTGGTCGGAGTTTCGTAAGTTGGTAGCATCCGACTCTAACTTACCGGATCGTGCGGAAGTGCTGGCGTTAATTGATTTTCATAAAAATGATGTCGTAAAACGAAAGCAACTGTTGCGTAAATTGAACCAGGGCGCCGCTTACAAATACATGGTTCACAATGTATTTCCTAAGTTGAGGCGAGCCGAAATTACAATTGTCCGGGAAACCCCGAATGTGAGTAAGGAGACTTTTGACCCGGTATCTTCTGCTTCCGAGTTGTTGGTTTCAAAGCAGGAAGAGGCGCTTCCGAAGGATCAACCTGATAAGTCTGTGGGAGAAAGTGTAAAAGAACAGACCTGTGAGGTAGTGATGTCGAAGGCAGAAGGGCCGGGGAAAAGTAAAACAGTGCTTGCGATGAAGAATAACCTGCTGTATGATTTGGCATTGGCACCGAACATAGAAGTAGAGATTCCATTGGGCAAGAGGTGGTCTTTGAATACTGAATACAAATGTCCGTGGTGGCTGAATAGTAAACACGATTTTTGCTATCAACTCCTTTCGGGAGGTCTGGAGGGTCGTTGCTGGCTGGGAAATCGGCAGAAACGTAATCGGTTGACCGGGCATTTTATCGGACTTTATGCTGAAGGTGGAATCTATGATTTCCAGTTGCGTGGAGACGGCTATCAAGGCAAGTATTATGGGGCTGCAGGAGTGACTTATGGATATGCACGGCAACTGGCACGACATTTTTCTCTCGAATTCAGTCTCGGTATAGGGTATTTGACAACAGAATATAAAAAATATACTCCTTACGAGGGGGATATTGTATGGACAAATAGTGGACGGTATAACTTTATAGGTCCTACCAAGGCGAAAATCTCTCTGGTATGGCTGATAACAACAAGGAGGTAG